From the Fusobacterium ulcerans ATCC 49185 genome, the window CCATTAAATTCACTATAGATTACTCGTTCTTTTCCTATTCCTGCTATTATTCCTGGAACTCCAGTATTTACACTTGCTGTCCCTTCTGTAATAAGTCTTCCCAAGTTATGTCCTCTCATAGTTTCTATTACTATATCTACATCTTCAGGTGCAGAAAAACCTGGTCCTAAAGCTACAGTTATTGGTGCCATACTTTTTTTAGTCCCAAAATTCTTTTTGGCAAGTATTCCATCAACCACTGCTATTGGTTTAAATATCTCTATACTTTTACCTCTTGAATCAACCATTACTGGAATTACATCTTTCTCCCAGCAGTCCCTTACTTCCTTTTCTGTTCCTGCATATTGAGCTTTTATTCCTTCTATTTCAATATCTTTTTCATAAACAGCTTCACAAAAAGCTACTTTTCTTCTGATTGCTGATGGTTTTTCTATTTCTAAGACAAGAACTTTGAATCCGCTTCTATGAAGCTTCTGGATAGCTCCACTGGCTATATCTCCTCCGCCTCTTACTACAATGATATCATTTACTTTTTCCATAGTTATTCTCTTCCTTATATTTTTTAAATTTCTTTATTTAAAGGATAATCCAGAATCCAGTTATTGTCAATCAAAATTATTTTTATAAAAATCTTAAAAGTATGCTATTATATAATGAAAGAAATTACAGTTATTTTTTAGAAAATGAGGGAATATTATGATAGATAAAATAGGAAGAGAAATAGAATACTTGAGGCTTTCCATTACTGACAGATGTAATCTTAGATGCCAATATTGTATGAGCGAAAGAAATATGAATTTTCTTCCAAGAGAAGAACTTCTTACTTTTGAAGAAATAAAAAGAACAGTAAAAATTCTTGGTAAAATTGGAATAAAAAAAATACGTCTTACTGGTGGAGAACCCTTAGTAAGAAAAAATTTCACTGACATACTAAAAAATATTAGTTCTGTTGAAGAAATTGAAGAGATAAGTTTAACAACTAATGGATTACTTCTTGGAGAACATTTTGAATCACTTATGAAAAATAGATTAAAAAAAATAAACATAAGTTTGGATACTTTAAATCCTGTTCTGTACAAAGAAATTACAAGAGGGGGTTCCCTTGAGAAAGTTCTTGAAAATATTTTTAAAGCAATAGAATTAGGTGTGGAAAGAATAAAACTAAATATAGTACTTATCAAAGAAAAAAATGATAATGAGATTATGGATTTTGTCAAATTCAGTGAAACTTATCCAGTAGATATTCGCTTCATCGAACTTATGCCTATTGGTGAAGGAAAAAACTTTGTTTCTGTTTCTAATGATGAAGTTATCAAAATAATTCAAAAAGAGAGAGAACTATTTCCTATTAATGAAAAAATCGGCTCTGGCCCTGCTAAATATTTTAAAAGTAGTTTTTCCAAAGGAAACATAGGATTTATAACTCCATTATCACATAGTTTTTGTGACAAATGTAATCGAATAAGACTGACTCCTGATGGATTTTTAAAATTATGTCTCCATTGGAACAAAGGGATTAATTTAAAAAGAATCATGAGAAGTGGAACAACTGATGAAGAACTGGAAAAAATTATTTTTAATGCTATATACAATAAACCTGAACATCATAGTATGGATGAAGATATCAAAGAAAACATAGATAAAAGAAAAATGAATCAAATAGGAGGATAAATTTTTAAATGGGAAAAATTCTAGCTGTATGTATTAGTGAGAAAAAAGGAACTCAAAAAATAAACATAAAAGAAGGAATATTAATAGAAAATCATGGACTTAAAAATGATGCTCATGCTGGTAATTGGCACAGGCAAGTGAGCCTTCTTTCAAATGAAAAAATATCTGATTTTATAAAAAAAGGTGGAAATGTTG encodes:
- the yqeB gene encoding selenium-dependent molybdenum cofactor biosynthesis protein YqeB, translated to MEKVNDIIVVRGGGDIASGAIQKLHRSGFKVLVLEIEKPSAIRRKVAFCEAVYEKDIEIEGIKAQYAGTEKEVRDCWEKDVIPVMVDSRGKSIEIFKPIAVVDGILAKKNFGTKKSMAPITVALGPGFSAPEDVDIVIETMRGHNLGRLITEGTASVNTGVPGIIAGIGKERVIYSEFNGYIKNIEKIGSVVEKGDIVAVVEENYIYSPISGVLRGIIRDGYKVTEGLKIADVDPRIEEKENCFTISDKARNIGGAVLEAVLYLRKIKGV
- the moaA gene encoding GTP 3',8-cyclase MoaA; the protein is MIDKIGREIEYLRLSITDRCNLRCQYCMSERNMNFLPREELLTFEEIKRTVKILGKIGIKKIRLTGGEPLVRKNFTDILKNISSVEEIEEISLTTNGLLLGEHFESLMKNRLKKINISLDTLNPVLYKEITRGGSLEKVLENIFKAIELGVERIKLNIVLIKEKNDNEIMDFVKFSETYPVDIRFIELMPIGEGKNFVSVSNDEVIKIIQKERELFPINEKIGSGPAKYFKSSFSKGNIGFITPLSHSFCDKCNRIRLTPDGFLKLCLHWNKGINLKRIMRSGTTDEELEKIIFNAIYNKPEHHSMDEDIKENIDKRKMNQIGG